The following proteins are encoded in a genomic region of Corynebacterium atypicum:
- a CDS encoding AI-2E family transporter, which produces MLQALRASAKVCLQVLIICATAYVGWLVVAKFWAGLFPVIIALILCTVLDAPTSWMRRRGVPAGLAALATILVSFSLVGAVVAVVAPDIARQSQALVLQAVEGIQRLRLWLQGPPINLDSEDFDEAVNEVVSWVQDQAGAIAGGIFTGISTATSVVFTLVVMLVLTFFFLKDGHRFLPWMRRVVGRRQGWHLTELLTRAWSTLSGYIRAQAIVSAVDALFIGAGLYLIGVPMALALALITFAAGFIPIVGAVSAGALAVLIALVSLGVPQALLVLVLIVAVQQLEGNVLSPILQSKAMNLHPVIVLVSVTVGGGLFHIAGAFLAVPVAAMVAVVFRYTQDIMMLCSGESTLDDVAFSTRAGLAVGTVCAAEGEQMRAEMHEAVSIADDGDPSDPIPAAPRPSAQDAKLADAAPGKGRQSRTARARTVGKKIVRRFESWRRS; this is translated from the coding sequence ATGCTTCAGGCCCTGCGTGCTTCCGCCAAGGTCTGCCTGCAGGTACTGATCATCTGCGCGACGGCATACGTCGGCTGGCTGGTGGTGGCCAAGTTCTGGGCCGGACTGTTCCCCGTGATCATCGCCCTCATTTTGTGCACGGTGCTCGACGCCCCGACCAGCTGGATGCGCCGGCGGGGCGTGCCCGCGGGATTGGCCGCGCTGGCCACGATCCTGGTGTCCTTCTCTCTGGTCGGGGCGGTGGTGGCGGTTGTGGCTCCGGACATAGCTCGCCAGTCGCAAGCGCTGGTACTGCAGGCGGTGGAGGGCATCCAGAGGCTGCGACTGTGGTTGCAGGGCCCGCCGATCAACCTGGATAGCGAGGACTTCGACGAGGCGGTTAATGAGGTCGTCTCCTGGGTGCAGGACCAGGCCGGGGCGATTGCCGGGGGCATCTTCACGGGTATCTCCACGGCCACGTCGGTGGTGTTCACGCTCGTGGTGATGCTGGTTCTCACCTTCTTCTTTTTAAAGGACGGCCACCGGTTTCTACCCTGGATGCGCCGCGTGGTGGGCCGGCGCCAGGGGTGGCATCTGACGGAGTTGCTCACCCGGGCATGGAGCACGCTGAGCGGCTACATCCGCGCCCAGGCGATCGTCTCGGCCGTCGACGCCCTCTTCATCGGCGCCGGCCTCTATCTGATCGGGGTGCCCATGGCGCTGGCGCTCGCTCTCATCACGTTCGCCGCAGGCTTCATCCCGATCGTGGGTGCGGTGAGCGCCGGCGCGTTGGCCGTGCTCATCGCGCTGGTCTCCCTTGGGGTGCCGCAGGCGCTGCTGGTCTTAGTGCTCATCGTGGCGGTCCAGCAGCTCGAGGGCAACGTGCTCTCGCCAATCCTGCAGTCCAAGGCCATGAACCTACACCCGGTGATCGTGTTGGTCTCCGTGACCGTAGGCGGCGGGCTGTTTCACATCGCAGGGGCCTTCCTGGCAGTTCCGGTCGCCGCGATGGTTGCGGTGGTCTTCCGCTACACCCAAGACATCATGATGCTGTGCTCGGGCGAGTCAACGCTAGACGACGTCGCTTTCTCCACCCGCGCTGGCCTCGCGGTAGGCACGGTGTGCGCGGCCGAGGGCGAGCAAATGCGCGCCGAGATGCATGAGGCCGTGAGTATCGCCGACGACGGCGATCCCAGCGACCCCATCCCCGCCGCCCCACGTCCGAGTGCGCAGGATGCGAAGCTTGCCGACGCCGCGCCAGGTAAAGGTAGGCAGTCGCGTACCGCGCGAGCCCGCACCGTGGGCAAGAAAATCGTACGTAGGTTCGAATCTTGGCGACGTTCTTAG
- the ychF gene encoding redox-regulated ATPase YchF, which translates to MSLTLGIVGLPNVGKSTLFNALTRNDVLAANYPFATIEPNVGLVELPDQRLGRLAEIFHSERIVPATVSFVDIAGIVKGASEGEGMGNAFLANIREADAICQVVRAFADDNVVHVDGKVNPASDISVIQTELILADLQTVEKAIPRLEKEARKDKERARELEAAKKAQTILEDDRTLFAAAKGGEIDLSDVRELQLMTAKPFLFVFNCDEEVLVDAARKQELRELVAPADAVFLDAKSEADLLELDEAEAAELLAAVGQDEPGLKTLARAGFATLGLQTYLTAGEKETRAWTIHQGDTAPQAAGVIHSDFERGFIKAEIVSFTDLDELGSMAEARAHGKVRQEGKDYVMQDGDVVEFKFNV; encoded by the coding sequence GTGAGCCTTACTCTTGGAATTGTCGGTCTGCCCAACGTGGGCAAATCTACGCTGTTTAACGCCCTGACCCGCAACGATGTGCTGGCGGCGAACTACCCGTTTGCCACAATCGAGCCCAACGTGGGCCTGGTTGAACTTCCCGATCAGCGCCTCGGCCGCCTGGCCGAGATCTTCCACTCCGAGCGCATCGTGCCGGCGACCGTTTCTTTCGTCGACATCGCCGGGATTGTGAAGGGCGCATCCGAGGGCGAGGGCATGGGTAACGCCTTCTTGGCCAACATCCGTGAGGCGGACGCCATCTGCCAGGTGGTGCGCGCCTTTGCTGATGACAACGTCGTCCACGTGGATGGCAAAGTGAACCCGGCAAGCGACATCTCGGTCATCCAGACCGAGCTGATCCTCGCGGACCTACAAACCGTAGAGAAGGCGATCCCGCGGCTAGAAAAAGAAGCCCGCAAAGATAAGGAGCGCGCCCGCGAGCTCGAGGCGGCTAAGAAGGCCCAGACTATCCTCGAAGACGACCGCACGCTGTTCGCCGCCGCCAAGGGTGGCGAGATTGACTTAAGCGATGTGCGCGAGCTCCAGCTGATGACGGCCAAGCCCTTCCTGTTCGTGTTCAACTGCGACGAGGAGGTGCTTGTTGACGCCGCGCGTAAGCAAGAGCTGCGCGAGTTAGTGGCCCCGGCGGACGCCGTCTTCTTGGACGCCAAGAGCGAGGCCGACCTGCTGGAGCTTGACGAGGCCGAGGCTGCGGAGCTCCTGGCTGCAGTGGGGCAGGATGAGCCCGGCCTCAAGACGCTGGCCCGCGCAGGGTTTGCCACCTTGGGCCTGCAGACTTACCTGACCGCAGGCGAGAAAGAAACGCGGGCCTGGACGATTCACCAGGGCGATACCGCCCCGCAGGCGGCCGGCGTGATTCACTCCGACTTTGAGCGCGGATTTATTAAAGCCGAGATCGTCAGCTTTACCGATTTGGACGAGCTCGGTTCGATGGCCGAGGCCCGCGCGCACGGCAAAGTGCGCCAGGAGGGCAAGGACTACGTGATGCAAGACGGCGACGTCGTCGAATTCAAGTTCAACGTGTAA
- a CDS encoding exodeoxyribonuclease VII small subunit → MANPPQPQSTRQAFGTGAPGDDAFPPVADLSYEAARDQLIELVKILELGQMSLDESLRYWERAEELAGHCEHQLNAAHRRVEEALAARDQDGGNQPEEQGN, encoded by the coding sequence ATGGCCAATCCCCCGCAGCCCCAGTCCACCCGCCAAGCATTCGGCACCGGCGCCCCCGGAGACGACGCCTTTCCTCCTGTCGCAGACTTAAGCTACGAAGCCGCCCGCGACCAGCTTATAGAGCTAGTCAAGATCCTCGAGCTCGGCCAGATGAGCCTCGACGAGTCGTTGCGCTACTGGGAGCGCGCCGAGGAGCTGGCGGGCCACTGTGAGCACCAACTCAACGCGGCCCACCGGCGCGTCGAAGAAGCTCTCGCGGCCCGCGACCAGGACGGCGGCAATCAGCCGGAAGAGCAAGGGAACTAG
- a CDS encoding ABC transporter permease: MTASTTSRRARWAGRKAHTLTALGLASLFFAWWLIALGQPTYSLPGPDDAAVALVHIMTTGKFWAALALTFARAALGFAVATVVGIAWGWLSGVVEPIEYLSRGLLQLLMSVPAVVLVILGMLWFGTNATVVVFVVGLVGVPVIATSTAEAVRAIDADLVEMGHLFGLSRIRMLRMIIGPSVVPAILATVTVVMGQSIRVAVMAELLATGSGLGAAIRLAQINIQTDYVFAYAIVLVLLTYLLDTLVIQPIQRRAVLYRSQ, translated from the coding sequence ATGACGGCTTCTACCACAAGTAGGCGCGCCCGCTGGGCAGGCAGGAAGGCCCACACTCTTACCGCCCTCGGGCTAGCATCGCTATTTTTCGCCTGGTGGCTCATCGCACTGGGGCAGCCAACCTACAGCCTGCCCGGCCCCGACGACGCCGCAGTGGCACTGGTTCACATAATGACCACGGGCAAGTTTTGGGCAGCCCTTGCGTTGACGTTCGCGCGGGCGGCGCTTGGATTTGCGGTAGCCACCGTCGTGGGCATCGCCTGGGGTTGGCTCAGCGGCGTCGTTGAGCCGATCGAGTACCTCAGCCGAGGTCTGTTGCAGCTGCTCATGTCCGTTCCCGCCGTGGTCCTCGTGATCCTGGGAATGCTCTGGTTCGGAACCAACGCGACCGTCGTGGTCTTTGTCGTTGGCCTGGTAGGCGTGCCGGTCATCGCCACGTCCACCGCCGAGGCCGTGCGCGCCATAGACGCCGACCTGGTGGAAATGGGTCACCTTTTTGGGCTTTCGCGCATCCGGATGCTGAGAATGATCATCGGCCCATCAGTGGTCCCCGCGATATTGGCTACCGTCACTGTGGTCATGGGCCAATCCATCCGGGTAGCCGTGATGGCGGAGCTCCTCGCCACCGGTTCCGGGCTCGGCGCCGCGATCCGCCTGGCCCAAATCAACATCCAGACGGACTACGTCTTTGCCTACGCAATCGTCTTGGTGCTGCTAACATACTTATTAGATACATTAGTAATCCAACCAATTCAGCGGCGGGCTGTGCTCTACAGGAGCCAATAA
- a CDS encoding DUF3500 domain-containing protein: protein MRFSSARTASGRLRGRTVTRRPRKALVPLVALMSVLALGGTAALVREDRLGVDDNPESPAFAVGSLVAPAQSEAPDGQEGMASAIGSGPRDSDPVRIDPQSTDQVFATATLTALDFLGSLDPAQRSEAQASGLGLGALQPTQRDVFLRLARGVLGDAAFSAFATELKRNPGEYLVQLSGDPATVQTWSVAIFGDHFHARATVDPREQTVRTYPVRAELAARPSPQGPLPAAALTGIYGAAFAFFDSLSDAQREQLYTAESPQASPCLETIFCERPRVSGLGGTELNDAQRHLLYDLIAETESWGDPGAITQLSPSRANALDVRLEWSGSSVYDLSHGPGIGLRLVNGSRYFEFASEDWVNARSVYLAGAQS, encoded by the coding sequence ATGCGCTTTTCTTCGGCCAGAACTGCGTCCGGCCGCCTGCGTGGCCGGACGGTGACCCGGCGCCCACGGAAGGCGCTCGTGCCGCTCGTCGCGCTCATGAGTGTGCTTGCGCTGGGCGGTACGGCCGCGCTGGTGCGCGAAGATCGCCTGGGAGTGGACGACAATCCGGAGTCTCCCGCATTCGCCGTCGGCTCGTTAGTGGCGCCGGCGCAATCTGAAGCGCCGGACGGGCAAGAGGGAATGGCCAGCGCCATCGGCTCTGGGCCTAGAGACTCGGACCCAGTACGCATTGACCCCCAATCGACAGACCAGGTTTTTGCCACAGCGACGCTGACCGCCCTTGACTTTTTGGGTTCCTTAGACCCGGCCCAGCGCTCGGAGGCGCAGGCCTCGGGGCTGGGCCTCGGTGCGCTCCAGCCCACGCAGCGCGATGTGTTTCTGCGGCTGGCTCGGGGGGTGCTTGGTGACGCCGCGTTTTCCGCCTTCGCCACCGAGCTGAAACGCAACCCGGGCGAGTACCTGGTACAGCTCAGCGGAGATCCTGCGACCGTGCAGACGTGGTCGGTGGCGATCTTTGGTGATCACTTTCACGCGCGCGCGACAGTTGACCCGCGCGAGCAGACGGTCCGCACGTACCCGGTGCGCGCCGAGCTCGCCGCGCGCCCTTCGCCGCAAGGCCCGCTGCCGGCGGCGGCTTTGACAGGCATCTACGGTGCCGCGTTCGCGTTTTTCGATTCGCTTAGCGACGCGCAGCGCGAGCAGCTCTACACCGCCGAATCCCCGCAGGCTTCGCCGTGCTTGGAGACGATCTTCTGCGAGCGGCCCCGGGTGAGCGGGCTGGGCGGGACCGAGCTGAATGACGCTCAGCGCCACCTGCTCTATGACCTCATCGCTGAAACTGAGAGCTGGGGTGATCCGGGAGCAATTACTCAGCTCAGCCCCTCGCGCGCAAACGCGCTCGACGTCCGCCTCGAGTGGTCTGGGTCAAGCGTCTACGACCTCTCCCACGGCCCGGGGATCGGGTTGCGGCTGGTCAACGGCAGTCGGTACTTTGAGTTCGCCAGCGAGGACTGGGTCAACGCGCGTTCGGTTTACCTGGCCGGGGCCCAAAGCTAG
- the glpX gene encoding class II fructose-bisphosphatase, with amino-acid sequence MTADTNSAHESPDRNLAMELVRVTEAAALASGRWVGRGQKESGDGAAVDAMRALINSVTMDGVVIIGEGEKDEAPMLFNGEHVGNGHGAQVDIAVDPVDGTTLMAEGRPNAISVIAAADRGTMYDPSAVFYMKKIAVGPEAKGVIDIEAPVDYNIQAVAKAKGIHPSEVTVVVLDRPRHRELIQHIREAGAKVRFISDGDVAGAVAAAQDTTMNSVDICMGIGGTPEGIITACAMKSMGGEIQGVLAPTSDEEAAKARNAGHELGRVLTTDDLVRSDNCYFAATGVTNGDMLRGVTYRNSGATTRSVVMRSKSGTVRYIESRHQLAKLQQYAAVDYSDPRS; translated from the coding sequence ATGACCGCCGATACCAATTCCGCCCACGAAAGCCCAGACCGCAACCTCGCGATGGAGCTTGTCCGCGTCACCGAGGCCGCCGCGCTCGCCTCCGGCCGGTGGGTAGGTCGCGGCCAGAAGGAGTCCGGCGACGGCGCCGCGGTCGACGCGATGCGCGCGCTGATTAACTCCGTGACCATGGACGGCGTCGTCATCATCGGCGAGGGCGAGAAGGACGAGGCGCCGATGCTGTTTAACGGCGAGCACGTGGGTAACGGGCACGGCGCGCAGGTGGACATTGCCGTCGACCCCGTCGACGGGACGACGCTGATGGCAGAGGGCCGCCCGAACGCGATCTCAGTCATCGCCGCAGCCGACCGCGGGACCATGTATGACCCCTCGGCGGTCTTCTACATGAAGAAGATCGCCGTCGGCCCCGAGGCCAAGGGCGTCATCGATATCGAGGCCCCGGTTGACTACAACATCCAGGCCGTAGCCAAGGCGAAGGGGATCCACCCCTCGGAGGTCACCGTGGTGGTGCTCGACCGCCCGCGGCACCGGGAGCTCATCCAGCACATCCGCGAGGCCGGCGCCAAGGTGCGCTTTATTTCCGACGGCGACGTGGCCGGCGCCGTCGCCGCAGCCCAGGACACCACGATGAACTCGGTGGACATCTGCATGGGCATCGGCGGCACTCCCGAGGGCATCATCACCGCCTGCGCCATGAAGTCCATGGGCGGCGAGATCCAGGGCGTGCTCGCTCCGACGAGCGACGAAGAGGCCGCCAAGGCCCGCAACGCGGGCCACGAGCTCGGCCGCGTGCTCACCACGGATGACCTGGTGCGTTCGGATAACTGCTACTTCGCGGCTACCGGCGTAACCAACGGCGACATGCTGCGCGGGGTGACCTACCGCAACTCTGGGGCGACCACCCGCTCGGTGGTGATGCGCTCGAAGTCGGGCACGGTGCGCTACATCGAGTCCCGGCACCAGCTGGCCAAGCTGCAGCAGTACGCCGCAGTGGACTACAGCGACCCGCGCAGCTAG
- a CDS encoding DUF6542 domain-containing protein, with protein MSHTSRRYRTAADRGAVGLPLWAGLAIVVAALVTGMLISIYFQEVGAIFLGCFAAAALVVALFTQPRGLFITVANIPIAFGFFTVLTAWLVGRQLSPNVSGISATSAVTAVYPLLQFFPVLILVFLGAVAIACIRLALLRRQLQRAQERHVAERRTEAEKDYLNQQTASKARRRSADLAPRTQEDHHEEAATTEEPAPRVSDYRRASRPEEPRRYAEQDFSPAPARPTRERHLDDAPSTWRYEELRPVAERGPRQPRMREPYRPSDYEAAPGSPDRYASRRYLVEEDYPRMERRPRPSAPAHNSHADVDAPTAAPNDSGVIRRERRRAAQGRSNQVTVQELLARNEAQRRRNESLNRDLYDD; from the coding sequence GTGTCCCATACGAGCCGCCGCTACCGTACCGCCGCCGATCGCGGCGCCGTTGGCCTGCCCCTATGGGCTGGGCTAGCGATCGTCGTCGCAGCCCTGGTCACGGGGATGCTCATCAGCATCTACTTCCAGGAAGTCGGAGCTATCTTCCTCGGATGCTTCGCCGCGGCCGCGCTCGTCGTCGCGCTGTTTACCCAGCCGCGCGGGCTGTTTATCACCGTAGCGAATATCCCAATCGCTTTCGGATTTTTCACGGTGCTGACCGCGTGGCTGGTCGGGCGCCAACTCAGCCCCAACGTCTCGGGGATTTCCGCCACCTCGGCCGTCACCGCCGTCTACCCGCTGCTGCAGTTTTTCCCGGTGCTCATCCTGGTCTTCCTCGGGGCGGTGGCCATCGCGTGCATCCGGTTGGCGCTGCTGCGCCGTCAACTCCAGCGCGCCCAGGAACGCCACGTCGCGGAGCGTCGCACCGAGGCCGAGAAGGACTACCTCAACCAGCAGACGGCGAGTAAAGCGCGTCGACGCTCCGCCGACCTGGCGCCCCGGACGCAGGAGGACCACCACGAGGAGGCGGCCACGACCGAGGAGCCAGCACCGCGCGTTTCTGACTACCGGCGCGCCAGCCGCCCCGAGGAGCCTAGGCGCTACGCCGAGCAGGATTTCAGCCCCGCTCCGGCACGCCCAACCCGCGAGCGTCACCTCGACGATGCGCCGAGCACCTGGCGCTACGAGGAATTGCGCCCGGTAGCCGAGCGGGGCCCGCGCCAGCCCAGGATGCGCGAGCCCTACCGCCCAAGCGACTACGAGGCCGCCCCAGGCTCGCCGGACAGGTACGCCTCCAGGCGCTACCTCGTCGAGGAAGACTACCCCCGCATGGAGCGGCGCCCACGCCCCAGCGCCCCCGCGCACAACTCACACGCGGACGTCGATGCGCCCACCGCAGCGCCGAACGATTCCGGCGTCATTCGCCGCGAGCGCCGCAGGGCGGCGCAGGGCCGCAGCAACCAGGTCACGGTCCAAGAGCTCCTCGCCCGCAACGAGGCCCAGCGCCGCCGCAACGAGTCGCTCAACCGGGACCTCTACGACGACTAG
- a CDS encoding 4-hydroxy-3-methylbut-2-enyl diphosphate reductase — translation MNNQADTTNEAAKKVLLAAPRGYCAGVDRAVETVEKALEKYGAPVYVRKEIVHNRYVVDTLAKRGVIFVDETEEVPEGSHLVFSAHGVSPAVRASADQLSLRSLDATCPLVTKVHNEVKRFARDGYHILLIGHEGHEEVEGTAGEAPEVTHLVDGLDGVDKLPDFPAEQKLIWLSQTTLSVDETMAIRAKLHERFVQLEDPPSDDICYATQNRQVAVKAIAERCELMIVVGSQNSSNSKRLVEVAKQAGARDAYLIDYPEQIDPDWFDGVDTVGVTSGASVPEILVRGVVERLATMGFADVEEITTASETITFALPRDLRAPRTKGRAPRRVPTS, via the coding sequence ATGAACAACCAAGCGGACACCACGAACGAGGCAGCAAAGAAGGTGCTTTTGGCGGCGCCACGCGGTTACTGCGCAGGCGTCGACCGAGCGGTGGAGACCGTAGAGAAGGCCTTAGAAAAGTACGGCGCGCCCGTGTACGTGCGCAAGGAGATCGTGCACAACCGCTACGTCGTGGACACGCTGGCCAAGCGTGGCGTGATCTTTGTCGACGAGACGGAAGAGGTTCCGGAGGGTTCGCACCTCGTGTTCTCTGCGCACGGGGTCAGCCCCGCCGTGCGCGCTTCTGCCGATCAGCTCAGTCTGCGTTCCCTCGACGCCACCTGCCCGCTGGTGACGAAGGTGCATAACGAGGTCAAGAGGTTCGCCCGCGACGGTTATCACATCCTGCTCATCGGCCACGAGGGCCACGAAGAAGTCGAAGGTACAGCCGGTGAAGCCCCCGAGGTGACCCACCTCGTCGACGGCCTCGACGGCGTGGACAAGCTCCCGGACTTTCCCGCCGAGCAGAAACTCATTTGGCTGTCCCAGACCACGCTGTCAGTGGATGAGACGATGGCGATCAGGGCGAAGCTGCACGAGCGGTTTGTCCAGCTCGAGGACCCGCCGAGCGACGACATTTGTTACGCGACCCAAAACCGCCAGGTGGCGGTCAAGGCTATAGCCGAGCGCTGCGAGCTGATGATCGTCGTCGGCTCACAGAACTCCTCGAACTCGAAGCGGCTCGTGGAGGTAGCCAAGCAGGCTGGCGCCCGCGACGCCTACTTGATTGACTACCCAGAGCAGATCGATCCCGACTGGTTCGACGGCGTCGATACCGTGGGCGTGACCTCGGGTGCCAGCGTCCCGGAGATCCTCGTGCGCGGTGTGGTCGAGCGTCTGGCAACCATGGGCTTCGCCGACGTCGAGGAGATCACCACCGCCTCGGAGACGATTACGTTCGCGCTGCCCCGGGACCTGCGGGCGCCGCGGACTAAGGGGCGTGCCCCGCGCCGCGTCCCCACAAGCTAG
- the xseA gene encoding exodeoxyribonuclease VII large subunit, with translation MGKLVTSAERPIPVNQLNDIVKGWVERLGIIWVEGQIAQLNAKPNWKLAYLTLRDSQQQASVQLTCSAQLLRKLATPLSEGARVVVRGKPVFYAGRGSFSLWVTEIRPVGIGELLARIEELRHRLRAEGLCDPARKRPLPYLPRTVGLITSRDSAAERDVLAVARDRWPQVRFRVQHAIVQGPAAAGEVRAALEILDADPGVDVIIIARGGGSVEDLLPFSEESLQRAVAAAHTPVVSAIGHEPDHPVLDDVADVRAATPTDAAKRVVPDVRAELELIAEARRRAAGALRAWVLRERKGLSQLRSRPVIAQPLTPIAQRREQLSTALDRTRRAVDRLLERETSHIESLRARVATLGPAATLARGYAVVQVLPRDGTAPEVVTQIEQSPPGSQLRIRVTDGSITAAAMSTKPAD, from the coding sequence ATGGGCAAATTGGTCACCTCAGCTGAGCGCCCCATCCCGGTCAATCAGCTCAACGACATCGTCAAGGGGTGGGTCGAGCGGCTGGGCATTATCTGGGTTGAAGGTCAGATCGCCCAGCTCAACGCAAAACCCAATTGGAAGCTGGCCTACCTCACTCTACGCGATAGCCAGCAGCAGGCCTCAGTGCAGCTGACCTGTTCCGCCCAACTGCTTCGCAAGCTCGCCACTCCGCTGTCTGAGGGCGCGCGAGTCGTCGTGCGCGGCAAACCGGTGTTCTACGCCGGCCGGGGCAGTTTCTCACTCTGGGTCACCGAGATCCGGCCCGTCGGCATCGGAGAACTCCTCGCCCGCATCGAAGAACTTCGCCACCGGCTCCGCGCCGAGGGGCTGTGCGATCCCGCACGCAAACGCCCCCTGCCCTATTTGCCCCGCACCGTCGGGCTGATCACGTCGCGGGACTCTGCCGCTGAGCGCGACGTCCTCGCCGTCGCACGCGACCGGTGGCCCCAGGTTCGATTTCGCGTCCAGCACGCGATCGTGCAGGGCCCGGCGGCCGCCGGCGAGGTCCGCGCCGCGCTCGAGATCCTTGACGCCGATCCGGGCGTCGACGTCATCATCATCGCGCGCGGCGGGGGCTCCGTCGAAGATCTGCTGCCATTTTCTGAGGAATCCCTGCAGCGCGCGGTAGCCGCCGCCCACACGCCGGTGGTCTCCGCGATCGGCCACGAGCCCGATCATCCCGTGCTCGACGACGTAGCCGATGTGCGCGCGGCGACGCCCACCGACGCAGCCAAGCGGGTGGTTCCCGACGTCCGGGCGGAGCTGGAGCTCATCGCCGAGGCCCGGCGCAGAGCCGCAGGCGCGCTGCGCGCCTGGGTCTTGAGGGAACGCAAGGGGCTCAGCCAGTTGCGCTCCCGGCCCGTCATCGCCCAACCGCTCACCCCGATCGCGCAGCGCCGCGAACAGCTTTCGACAGCCCTGGACCGCACCCGGCGCGCGGTGGACCGCCTCCTCGAGCGCGAAACTTCCCACATCGAAAGCCTGCGCGCTCGCGTCGCTACCTTGGGCCCGGCAGCTACGCTCGCCCGCGGCTACGCGGTGGTGCAGGTGCTTCCGCGCGACGGCACGGCCCCGGAGGTGGTTACCCAGATCGAGCAGTCGCCGCCAGGCAGCCAGCTGCGCATCCGGGTCACCGACGGCTCGATCACCGCAGCCGCGATGTCGACTAAGCCGGCCGATTAG
- a CDS encoding DUF4245 domain-containing protein, whose product MAEKPRIFQSTRDMVLTLAVLFGIMVVAVGATGMCSFEPGRPENGPVREVDAATFLEMESASQGIKLVNPQVPEGWTPNSARRSAVGDEPAATIGYVTDHDGYLQITQTRASIEQGAETEGRSLEETREIAGMPVAIYSADDSDVRDVWAIDSAERRVFITGAAEQDDWEALVAGYAAVS is encoded by the coding sequence GTGGCTGAGAAACCAAGGATTTTCCAGAGCACCAGGGACATGGTGCTCACCCTGGCCGTGTTGTTCGGCATCATGGTCGTCGCCGTGGGGGCGACGGGGATGTGCAGCTTCGAGCCCGGCCGCCCGGAAAACGGGCCGGTGCGCGAGGTGGACGCGGCTACGTTCCTCGAGATGGAGTCCGCCTCCCAGGGGATCAAGCTGGTCAATCCACAGGTGCCGGAGGGCTGGACCCCGAATTCCGCTCGCCGGTCGGCGGTGGGCGACGAGCCGGCCGCGACGATTGGTTACGTGACCGATCATGATGGTTACCTGCAAATCACACAGACCCGGGCATCCATTGAACAGGGAGCGGAAACCGAGGGACGGAGCCTGGAAGAGACCCGTGAAATTGCAGGCATGCCGGTAGCGATCTATTCCGCTGATGACTCGGACGTGCGCGACGTGTGGGCGATAGACAGCGCAGAGCGCCGGGTGTTTATCACGGGTGCAGCCGAGCAGGACGACTGGGAGGCATTGGTGGCCGGCTATGCGGCAGTGAGCTAG
- a CDS encoding DNA recombination protein RmuC, with amino-acid sequence MTVNLFGLVLGLALGLVAGWLIWGRGTHGSGQAPAEPAELPGRHAADPAGVELARVAEAAATHIGPLHEAIGRLSGQIADMEKERAQALGSLASQIQTMTRTSYRLSDRTDKLVASLRSPQVRGRWGEMQLGRVVELGGMVEHCDFDVQVPARVNGKLVKPDMVIRLSGGRNVVVDAKVPYSAYLDALETTDPEEHAAFLRRHVTELSRRDYIEAFSPTPEFIVLFVPADPFLDAALNVDPELMEFGLAHSVVIATPTTLFALLRTVSLGWRQEDYSQKAREIHRLGREFYTRLTTLTEHYAQVGKALDRAVEAYNASLGSVDARVGVTARKLAEMGVPAHTDRTAAQPQPASRPRPASPQHLQPQRGD; translated from the coding sequence ATGACGGTCAATCTGTTCGGTCTGGTGCTCGGCCTGGCGCTCGGGCTCGTCGCAGGCTGGTTGATCTGGGGGCGCGGCACTCACGGCAGCGGTCAGGCCCCCGCCGAGCCAGCCGAGCTTCCAGGCAGGCACGCCGCCGACCCCGCGGGCGTCGAGCTCGCCCGGGTGGCGGAGGCGGCAGCAACTCACATCGGCCCGCTCCACGAGGCTATCGGCCGGCTTTCCGGCCAGATCGCGGATATGGAAAAGGAGCGAGCACAGGCGTTAGGGTCGCTGGCCAGCCAGATCCAGACGATGACGCGCACGAGCTACCGGCTTTCCGATCGCACGGACAAGCTGGTGGCATCGCTGCGCTCGCCCCAGGTGCGCGGGCGGTGGGGCGAGATGCAGCTCGGTCGGGTGGTCGAGCTCGGCGGGATGGTCGAGCACTGCGACTTCGATGTGCAGGTGCCCGCCCGCGTGAACGGCAAACTGGTCAAGCCGGATATGGTGATCAGACTCTCTGGCGGACGCAACGTCGTCGTCGATGCCAAGGTGCCCTACTCGGCCTACCTCGACGCCTTAGAGACCACCGACCCGGAGGAGCACGCCGCGTTCCTGCGCCGCCACGTCACAGAGCTCTCCCGGCGCGATTACATCGAGGCGTTCAGCCCCACCCCTGAATTCATCGTGCTCTTCGTCCCCGCCGACCCATTCTTAGACGCTGCCCTCAACGTGGACCCCGAGCTCATGGAGTTCGGCCTCGCGCACTCGGTAGTCATCGCCACACCCACCACACTGTTCGCCCTGCTGCGCACGGTAAGCCTCGGGTGGAGGCAGGAGGACTACTCGCAGAAAGCCCGGGAGATCCACCGCTTAGGCCGGGAATTCTATACCCGGCTCACCACTCTCACCGAGCACTATGCGCAGGTGGGAAAAGCACTGGACCGCGCCGTGGAAGCCTACAATGCCTCCTTGGGCTCAGTGGACGCCCGCGTAGGCGTCACCGCACGCAAGCTCGCTGAGATGGGCGTCCCGGCGCACACGGACCGCACCGCAGCCCAGCCGCAGCCCGCCAGCCGGCCGCGCCCGGCGTCACCGCAGCATCTACAGCCGCAACGCGGGGATTGA